A single Lolium perenne isolate Kyuss_39 chromosome 6, Kyuss_2.0, whole genome shotgun sequence DNA region contains:
- the LOC127307835 gene encoding nuclear poly(A) polymerase 4 isoform X1, giving the protein MAGSVGAAKAASRPSPKRYSGMDPPLSLARPTVFDLQKTAELEKFLVDMGLYEGEEQSAKREEVLREIDAIVKGWVKRLTSQKGFSQHIVEKANAVLFTFGSYRLGVHGPGADIDIVCVGPSYVKREDDFFVALHDILAQMEEVTELQPVPDAHVPVMKFKFHGMAIDLLYASVSLSVIPPDFNISEGSVLSGLDEATVRSLNGCRVADRILRLVPNVENFRTTLRCLKYWAERRGVYSNVTGFLGGVNWAILVARICQLYPNAVPSMLVSRFFRVFTQWQWPNPVMLCAIENDDLRFSVWDPRKNPRDRSHVMPIITPGYPCMNSSYNVSSSTLRVIMEQFKLGNKICQEIDLHKASWAVLFEPLNFFEAYTKYLVVDIVADDDDDLRLWKGWVESRLRQLTLKIERDTKGMLQCHPYPCEYANPSVQCAHCSFYMGLSRKEGMKVHGQKFDIRATVDEFMHEIGIYPLWKSGMDLAVTHVHKKQIPHYVFEQGYKKPCPQLHANQQEQSDRNDTEDGTPTASLDGQLKRKCDFDGAGQVESGKSIKRSSVSSGCEESPPDSGNIVSQSVCENPVKSVSSVLCNGVQNSPLHGDVNLESANCSNSPHGSEVSAASGTSCAAMETVDMIDEIAGPESSVPCVMSGAVQAMAVHTPIKCVAQKDEPKFQGIDRLVSSNCAESLEEAETLAGNLLSENMHPSGNGVI; this is encoded by the exons ATGGCGGGATCTGTGGGCGCGGCCAAGGCGGCGTCTCGGCCGTCCCCGAAGCGGTACAGCGGCATGGATCCGCCACTGTCTCTGGCGAGGCCGACCGTGTTCGACCTCCAGAAGACGGCTGAGCTCGAGAAG TTCTTGGTTGATATGGGCCTTTACGAGGGGGAGGAGCAGTCTGCGAAACGGGAGGAGGTGCTACGGGAGATTGATGCG ATAGTTAAGGGATGGGTGAAGCGGTTAACTAGTCAGAAAGGGTTTTCTCAGCATATTGTTGAAAAGGCAAATGCAGTTCTTTTCACCTTTGGATCTTACCGATTGGGG GTTCATGGGCCTGGAGCAGACATTGATATCGTATGTGTTGGACCTTCATATGTGAAACGAGAG GATGATTTCTTTGTGGCACTACATGACATATTGGCACAAATGGAAGAAGTGACGGAACTGCAACCTGTACCTGATGCCCATGTACCTGTTATGAAATTTAAGTTCCATGGAATGGCAATTGACCTTCTCTATGCCAGTGTATCACTTTCAGTAATACCACCA GATTTCAACATCTCTGAAGGATCTGTGCTTAGTGGTCTTGATGAAGCAACTGTCCGAAGTCTTAATGGGTGCAGGGTGGCAGACCGGATTCTTCGACTTGTTCCTAATGTTGAG AACTTTCGGACAACACTCAGGTGTTTGAAGTACTGGGcagagagaaggggcgtttattcCAAT GTTACTGGTTTCCTTGGCGGTGTCAACTGGGCCATATTGGTTGCTCGTATCTGCCAACTCTATCCTAATGCTGTACCAAGTATGCTGGTTTCAAGATTCTTCAGGGTTTTTACACAGTGGCAGTGGCCGAACCCAGTGATGCTTTGTGCCATTGAGAATGACGACCTTCGTTTTTCTGTCTGGGATCCACGTAAAAATCCTCGTGATAGATCTCATGTTATGCCCATCATTACTCCAGGCTATCCTTGCATGAACTCTAGCTACAATGTTTCTAGCAGCACATTGAGGGTTATCATGGAGCAATTTAAGCTCGGTAATAAAATTTGTCAG GAAATTGACCTTCATAAGGCCAGTTGGGCTGTTTTGTTTGAGCCTTTAAATTTTTTTGAGGCATATACGAAATATTTAGTGGTTGACATTGTtgcggacgatgatgatgatcttcggctttggaagggaTGGGTTGAGTCTCGACTGAGACAGCTGACTCTGAAG ATAGAGCGGGATACTAAAGGAATGCTGCAATGTCATCCTTACCCATGTGAGTATGCAAATCCTTCAGTACAGTGTGCTCATTGTTCCTTCTACATGGGCTTATCAAGGAAAGAAGGTATGAAAGTACATGGGCAAAAATTTGATATCCGTGCAACGGTAGATGAGTTTATGCATGAAATTGGAATCTATCCATTGTGGAAATCTGGAATGGATCTTGCAGTCACCCATGTCCATAAGAAGCAGATCCCGCATTATGTGTTTGAACAGGGTTACAAGAAACCTTGTCCGCAGTTGCATGCAAACCAGCAGGAGCAGTCTGATAGAAATGACACTGAAGATGGCACACCAACAGCATCTCTGGATGGCCAACTTAAGAGAAAGTGCGATTTTGATGGAGCTGGTCAGGTCGAATCAGGTAAATCTATTAAAAGGTCTTCAGTAAGCTCAGGCTGCGAGGAAAGTCCACCTGACTCTGGAAACATTGTTAGTCAAAGTGTATGTGAGAACCCAGTCAAATCAGTTTCCAGTGTTCTCTGTAATGGAGTTCAGAATAGTCCGTTGCATGGTGATGTAAATCTGGAATCAGCAAACTGTTCCAATTCACCCCATGGATCTGAGGTGTCCGCAGCATCAGGCACGAGCTGTGCAGCCATGGAAACAGTCGACATGATTGATGAAATTGCCGGTCCTGAAAGCTCAGTGCCATGTGTTATGAGTGGTGCAGTTCAGGCTATGGCAGTGCACACACCTATAAAATGTGTGGCTCAGAAAGATGAACCTAAGTTCCAGGGAATTGATAGATTGGTAAGCAGTAATTGTGCGGAGTCTCTGGAGGAGGCAGAAACACTCGCTGGGAATTTACTTAGTGAGAATATGCACCCAAGTGGGAATGGAGTGATTTGA
- the LOC127307835 gene encoding nuclear poly(A) polymerase 4 isoform X2, with protein sequence MIYQNHAIIVTEIRIELEGIWSYELFQYISQSGTGTEAAWLVLKVHGPGADIDIVCVGPSYVKREDDFFVALHDILAQMEEVTELQPVPDAHVPVMKFKFHGMAIDLLYASVSLSVIPPDFNISEGSVLSGLDEATVRSLNGCRVADRILRLVPNVENFRTTLRCLKYWAERRGVYSNVTGFLGGVNWAILVARICQLYPNAVPSMLVSRFFRVFTQWQWPNPVMLCAIENDDLRFSVWDPRKNPRDRSHVMPIITPGYPCMNSSYNVSSSTLRVIMEQFKLGNKICQEIDLHKASWAVLFEPLNFFEAYTKYLVVDIVADDDDDLRLWKGWVESRLRQLTLKIERDTKGMLQCHPYPCEYANPSVQCAHCSFYMGLSRKEGMKVHGQKFDIRATVDEFMHEIGIYPLWKSGMDLAVTHVHKKQIPHYVFEQGYKKPCPQLHANQQEQSDRNDTEDGTPTASLDGQLKRKCDFDGAGQVESGKSIKRSSVSSGCEESPPDSGNIVSQSVCENPVKSVSSVLCNGVQNSPLHGDVNLESANCSNSPHGSEVSAASGTSCAAMETVDMIDEIAGPESSVPCVMSGAVQAMAVHTPIKCVAQKDEPKFQGIDRLVSSNCAESLEEAETLAGNLLSENMHPSGNGVI encoded by the exons ATGATATACCAGAATCATGCAATAATTGTCACCGAGATAAGAATTGAGTTAGAAGGAATTTGGAGCTATGAATTGTTTCAGTACATTTCGCAATCTGGTACTGGAACAGAAGCTGCTTGGTTGGTGCTGAAG GTTCATGGGCCTGGAGCAGACATTGATATCGTATGTGTTGGACCTTCATATGTGAAACGAGAG GATGATTTCTTTGTGGCACTACATGACATATTGGCACAAATGGAAGAAGTGACGGAACTGCAACCTGTACCTGATGCCCATGTACCTGTTATGAAATTTAAGTTCCATGGAATGGCAATTGACCTTCTCTATGCCAGTGTATCACTTTCAGTAATACCACCA GATTTCAACATCTCTGAAGGATCTGTGCTTAGTGGTCTTGATGAAGCAACTGTCCGAAGTCTTAATGGGTGCAGGGTGGCAGACCGGATTCTTCGACTTGTTCCTAATGTTGAG AACTTTCGGACAACACTCAGGTGTTTGAAGTACTGGGcagagagaaggggcgtttattcCAAT GTTACTGGTTTCCTTGGCGGTGTCAACTGGGCCATATTGGTTGCTCGTATCTGCCAACTCTATCCTAATGCTGTACCAAGTATGCTGGTTTCAAGATTCTTCAGGGTTTTTACACAGTGGCAGTGGCCGAACCCAGTGATGCTTTGTGCCATTGAGAATGACGACCTTCGTTTTTCTGTCTGGGATCCACGTAAAAATCCTCGTGATAGATCTCATGTTATGCCCATCATTACTCCAGGCTATCCTTGCATGAACTCTAGCTACAATGTTTCTAGCAGCACATTGAGGGTTATCATGGAGCAATTTAAGCTCGGTAATAAAATTTGTCAG GAAATTGACCTTCATAAGGCCAGTTGGGCTGTTTTGTTTGAGCCTTTAAATTTTTTTGAGGCATATACGAAATATTTAGTGGTTGACATTGTtgcggacgatgatgatgatcttcggctttggaagggaTGGGTTGAGTCTCGACTGAGACAGCTGACTCTGAAG ATAGAGCGGGATACTAAAGGAATGCTGCAATGTCATCCTTACCCATGTGAGTATGCAAATCCTTCAGTACAGTGTGCTCATTGTTCCTTCTACATGGGCTTATCAAGGAAAGAAGGTATGAAAGTACATGGGCAAAAATTTGATATCCGTGCAACGGTAGATGAGTTTATGCATGAAATTGGAATCTATCCATTGTGGAAATCTGGAATGGATCTTGCAGTCACCCATGTCCATAAGAAGCAGATCCCGCATTATGTGTTTGAACAGGGTTACAAGAAACCTTGTCCGCAGTTGCATGCAAACCAGCAGGAGCAGTCTGATAGAAATGACACTGAAGATGGCACACCAACAGCATCTCTGGATGGCCAACTTAAGAGAAAGTGCGATTTTGATGGAGCTGGTCAGGTCGAATCAGGTAAATCTATTAAAAGGTCTTCAGTAAGCTCAGGCTGCGAGGAAAGTCCACCTGACTCTGGAAACATTGTTAGTCAAAGTGTATGTGAGAACCCAGTCAAATCAGTTTCCAGTGTTCTCTGTAATGGAGTTCAGAATAGTCCGTTGCATGGTGATGTAAATCTGGAATCAGCAAACTGTTCCAATTCACCCCATGGATCTGAGGTGTCCGCAGCATCAGGCACGAGCTGTGCAGCCATGGAAACAGTCGACATGATTGATGAAATTGCCGGTCCTGAAAGCTCAGTGCCATGTGTTATGAGTGGTGCAGTTCAGGCTATGGCAGTGCACACACCTATAAAATGTGTGGCTCAGAAAGATGAACCTAAGTTCCAGGGAATTGATAGATTGGTAAGCAGTAATTGTGCGGAGTCTCTGGAGGAGGCAGAAACACTCGCTGGGAATTTACTTAGTGAGAATATGCACCCAAGTGGGAATGGAGTGATTTGA